Sequence from the Zeugodacus cucurbitae isolate PBARC_wt_2022May chromosome 5, idZeuCucr1.2, whole genome shotgun sequence genome:
gttatgtcaagactttTCAATGATGTAttgtcagatacgagctctatagcgttttatacatagccgcgatacatcgaaagacaaaaaggcggaaggaagATATAATATTAACCAGACTTTATCTCATCTCTTTTATGCAGTTTCCAAAAAGTAATAGTTGATCCATAGGAAATATTAAACtatgtatattctatatatCGTCGAAGAATAGAGTAAACGAAATACATctctaaaaatcaaaaaattgttattaaatagttttaattaaatctgGCAACTCTTTAAACCACTCAGGGGCAAGTAACAAATAAATGTGTCTTTCTCTTGGTAGTCAACTATCTTTCACCGATTAATTAATCTAATTAGATTTGTTTAATGCTCTTGATTAATAATAAACTTACTATGGTTTGATGCATTTGATAAGGCATTTGCTtaaaaaagagttgccaccagcgactaaaaattaaaattattatttttatgatttttaagttgttattttttaataaaataaaaaaaaataaaaaaaaaaatattgagataCAAAGAAAGGGTTACCATATAAttacaaacaatattttcttctGAACCAGAGTATTTGTATGTAACGaagaagtgtttttttttttttgattgcaaacaccttaaaataattttaccgAGTTGCTACATaggttaaaaaaagaaataaagaaaaatgcttccctattttatcacttttatttttcaaacttaaatttttaaacacttAATGCACATATCGCCCAGCTTCTGGCAACATTTTCTGTTCCACCCATGCATCATTTTCATCATCATAAATTTCCACAGTGTCCTTCAGTGCACCATCGCCATAGCCCCCTATCGCCCATAGTGTCTGATTCATAGACAAACCACAAATGCTACCGCGTGCCACATTCAAGCAGCAAATCTTTATAGAGAggtatataaaaagtattataatcTCGTTGAGCTCAGTAATCACAAAACTCACCGTCGTCCATTTATTAGCTGACAAACTGTAGCGTTCGACCGTTCTCATTGCGCCATTAAACCAACCGCCGATCGCATAAATATGCCCATTATGTACCGCTACCTAAATATACTCGTTAAAGATGTTAGATTTTATCAACATTTAGCACTCACTCCAGGCCAACCGCGTGCCTCATTCATTTCCGCACATTGtgtccaaatatttttctttggatCGTAACGTTCCACAGACCGTAAATGCGCACGATTAAAGCCACCAATCACATAAAGTTTGCCATCCAAGACTGCAGCACCTGCACCGGCGCGGTGTACGGACATGGTAGCTATAGTCTGCCAACGTCCAGCAATCGTGTCGAACCTAGAAAGATGTGTGAACTGTAGACGGTCTCTTGGTCTTACTCTTTTTCGAAACCACTTACACTTCTACGGTGTTCAAAGCTTGGTATTTTTCATTCTGCCCTCCGCAGACATATATTTTACCATCCAAGCAAGCGACACTCATGTAAACCCGACGCTGTTCCATCGATGGCATTGGCTCCCAAGTTTTTGTACTCAAATTATAGCGATTGACATGATTGCTCGGCTTGGTATTACGTTCTAAGCCGCCAATACAGATGATAATGTGATCCAATTGTACTACACAAAAGTTACTGCGCTCTAGTTTTATGTCGGTCCACTTCTGCCATTCATTTAGAGCTTTGCTATAGCGGATAAGACATTTGTCCACGTACCTATGCTGTATTgggaatatatattatatctatacTCTTCATAATTCTGTGTTTACTCACATCTCCTCGAGTTTGTACAATGATCCAGTAGGTTTCATCTTCGGTTTGCAGCACTTTGCGAGCCTTCGTGTAGCGTAGTGTTATAGTACCACGTGCGCAAGGTCGGAGCAACCATTCTACAGCCTTGTTCACGAGTAGCTCACAGCCTGGTAGGGTATTTATGTGAGAATATAAGAAATCGGCATCGAATTGTGTTAGTCGTAAACAAGCAATCAAATCGGGTAAGTGGGGTCTTCGTGCCTCCTCGTCATATTTATACCAACGCCGGACGGCCCAATAGATATCCGCCTCAGAGCTTACGTTCAAATCGTCATGCTCCACAATACGCTGCAAGTGTTCGACGTTGAAGTCCAAGAATTCTGGACTCTTACACACCTTAAACAGTACATGAGATGGAAGAGTGTAgaaatattctgcaaagaagtttttaatatatacttacctccatgaaatttttgatttcataatCTGTAATACGTCGTCGTAAAATATTACACTGTTCCTCATTGTCTAATAGATCCGCTCTAGCCAAGGTATAGTCTAAAGAATTAGTTCCTTCTTCTTGTAAACTTTCCTGTTGATTCGTAGTCGGAGATGTTTGAGGTCCTTCACAGTATATACCTGATGTTGCAGAGCTCGAACAATCACTGGATGAGCTACTCATCGTTATTGGTGGGGCCTACGGAGTCAATAGTCGATCTTTTGAAGTACATCAAAGACTCCTGAGAAAATATACTAGTTTTTAAAGTATTTGATACATGGAATAGATGCGAGTTTAGCTCAAGAGCTGGTCTGCAAAATTTAAATCCAGAAATTATGGTAGTTCCTCAAGAAATTTCCAACTAAGTAAGCGAGATCTATATTTAGATAAGAATCGACAGCTTCTATTCGTGGAATCTTCAATTATCTACACAGTTTAGCAGCGCAGTCTTCATTTATAAGCGTCTAAAGCTTTAGGGGATTTTTTCATGaccggttttattgtttttgcttttgctgttgttatttataTCACAATGCGCTTGTTCTGAAGTTGTTTAGTACTTATTAATTAAATCGTGAGAATATTAAGTACTTACACTTCAAAGCGAATACGACTTGGCGGCTTCACACACGAACTCTGACTGACTAAGAATGTAGACGCGCTGGTTAAGCATATATAAATTTGAGCTTTTCTTGATAATTAGTAATGAGACCTCTTTTTAATTCAGTTAGTAAAGGGTGTTTCATGCGGCATTTTAATTTTGAGGTTAAGGATAACCTTAAACAAGGGAGTTAGCTGGAGGTTTCGAGTGTTATAAATCATACTATGTAGcagatttatataaaattacctTTTATAGGGGGTTGGATCACTGATCTTTGGTAAACCGAAGAAAACCTTTTCTCTCCATTTCGATCTCTTTCACTCTTTTCTCTCACTGTTTTTATGCCCACTTTTATCCTGTTTTTATACCTATTTTTCACCTTTACTCTAATTCTCCGCTATTCAACTGGTTATTCTGTTCCTTCTCCAATCATTGACTCATTTTGCAAAGGGCTTGAAATCAAAGCCGTGTTTATCAAACTCCTCCGTTCGCTTCTCATTCGAGGAAACTGTGCAAAGAaaagtaatacaacaacaacaatatgttcCAATATATGCGCTCGCATCCACCCATTTTCTTACTTACCTGCCTTTGGGAGTCTACCACTTTCTGGCgtctcataaataaatatttacatttacttgTTTGGCTACATGTCCCATAAAGCATTGAGCGCATTTAAGCCATTAGCGTGTGTGTAGCCGACCAGGCGAGACAGGtgagtgaaaagaaaatttggttgGGAAATGATGAAAGCTCTGCTGGAACTTGAGTGAGTTTCGGTAACCACGGATATGACCATGAGTCAGTGTAAATCAGCGAGTGGTTACCATAAACGATTCGAGAGCAATTGTACTTGTTGAATCTCGTAGCTTTACAAGAACTTCGCAAGGTTTGGCGAGCCAACTCCGAGATCTTCCGATATCTAAGATAATGTGCTATCGGAGGTTCACTTTTTACAGAACTGCTCTCTTTTCTCCATCTGATTGGATATTTTACTGCCATAGTTTCTTTTAGCAAGCCAATATTTCCTTCATAACGCTAATGTGTCTGCAATTCTCAACcggttaataaaatttttttggttaaatgaACTCTACTATAAGATATAGTTCGCCTTGTAACTTATTTTATGGTAAAAGATCACTCGGGTTTTAGGCAAGAGTTCATGTTGAAATGTCTTCAGACCTGATAAAAGCAAGTATGATTAAACAAATTCCTACTGGTATCTTTTCTTAAGTGCTGTTACAACACCTTACGGTCGCCACTGACTAGTCATTTTCAACAACGGCGAAATTTCCCTATTCCATTGCTTACTTGGCGTCTTCGCGCCTCTTTTTTTCTTGAGTATAAGAGTTTGACGGAAGTTGGAAAGCGATTTCCTTGGTCCTTCCccacaattgtttttatttagatGTTTTTATTCTTGTTTCTTCGTTCGTTTGCTCAGTTATGCCGTTCCACATTCAACGACATCACCATGAGGAAAACTTTATCTTCCACCTAACGCGATGAGTGTGAATAGGTGTATAGTCCCTATTCTAAGTGTACTCTTTCTCTAAGTAGtagtatgtgtctgtgtgcgtaATTTTCTtgcataaattgaatttatgaacAATAAATAATGCGCAAACGAATGCTTTCGGCTAAAAATGAGCTTTCGGTCGAGATTTTGTAGGCTTTGAAGTAGGCGTCGCACCGTCGGTGGAGTACACCGGTGTGGTGGCGTAAGTTTTAATGGGCGTCTAGCTTACACACATTCTtatgaattttcatttattataatgCACACgtggcattattattattacatttattataaaagtcACTGCTTGGAGGCTGGCGGCATCTTTCTTTGCAGATACATACACTTActtacatactcatatattcataaccccaaatagttttgttttcaggtaaatttttgatttatggcGTCCAGTAAGTGAGTAGCAGAAGGAAAATATAGTGGGCATAATTGGAATATCGTTGCAAATATTAGGGCTGACACGCGCGTACTATAACTTGAGCTTGAGTGAAGGAAATATTTGTTCAGAATGTCAAAAAAGAGAGTTTTTGGCACGGTTAGAATAATTACTAGCAGTATATACTATAATTAGAACTGCTAGGTGGGCTTACTACTCTTATCCCATTCTTTCCAAACAGCAATAAagcaaatttcatcaaaacatAACAGCAAATATGCATTCCTACATTCCATATTAACTTTCACAAGCATACATTagagtttattttatttgtttcgaaaattccaaaacgttccttacttacttattagtattggttagaaaattTACGTTATTTTCACGAATTACGTTTCATAACGCATAGCCTTAGCCTTATAGTTATGCctaaatcagaaaaaaaaaattgttttggtaatattttcgaaaaattcaatAGTTCCTCTTTCACTCAGATattcacataaaaaaataaatttttacccGGGTTGCTTCGTATTACTTTTCATACATATAGTTGATAATTTATTCAGAATGCTTCGAAAATTCCAAAACGTTCCACATACACATTTATGAAGTTCTGAGTACAGTttatcattttgtttatttaaattgtagtaTTTCGAAATTTCCAAACGTTCCGCCATAGTCTTTTTTACTACAATTTTTGGTTTCCTTCCGCTATTTACATGTCATTGTAAAATTGCtacaaatgttatttatttatttattgtaaaagttaggtgtttcgaaaattccaaacgtttctcaataaaatattagttataGGTATCATTAGAATGCTACATATATTTAACTTGAACTCGtccagaaatattttgataaagaaCCAATAATATTAACATATTCGCTGCAAAGAATTCCCGCTTACAAGGAACTGGACCCAAATTTTCTTTGGTCACTTCAACATTTGCAGTTATTTT
This genomic interval carries:
- the LOC105220187 gene encoding kelch-like protein 17 isoform X1, with product MSSSSSDCSSSATSGIYCEGPQTSPTTNQQESLQEEGTNSLDYTLARADLLDNEEQCNILRRRITDYEIKNFMEVCKSPEFLDFNVEHLQRIVEHDDLNVSSEADIYWAVRRWYKYDEEARRPHLPDLIACLRLTQFDADFLYSHINTLPGCELLVNKAVEWLLRPCARGTITLRYTKARKVLQTEDETYWIIVQTRGDHRYVDKCLIRYSKALNEWQKWTDIKLERSNFCVVQLDHIIICIGGLERNTKPSNHVNRYNLSTKTWEPMPSMEQRRVYMSVACLDGKIYVCGGQNEKYQALNTVEVFDTIAGRWQTIATMSVHRAGAGAAVLDGKLYVIGGFNRAHLRSVERYDPKKNIWTQCAEMNEARGWPGVAVHNGHIYAIGGWFNGAMRTVERYSLSANKWTTICCLNVARGSICGLSMNQTLWAIGGYGDGALKDTVEIYDDENDAWVEQKMLPEAGRYVH
- the LOC105220187 gene encoding kelch-like protein 5 isoform X2, with amino-acid sequence MSSSSSDCSSSATSGIYCEGPQTSPTTNQQESLQEEGTNSLDYTLARADLLDNEEQCNILRRRITDYEIKNFMEVCKSPEFLDFNVEHLQRIVEHDDLNVSSEADIYWAVRRWYKYDEEARRPHLPDLIACLRLTQFDADFLYSHINTLPGCELLVNKAVEWLLRPCARGTITLRYTKARKVLQTEDETYWIIVQTRGDHRYVDKCLIRYSKALNEWQKWTDIKLERSNFCVVQLDHIIICIGGLERNTKPSNHVNRYNLSTKTWEPMPSMEQRRVYMSVACLDGKIYVCGGQNEKYQALNTVEVFDTIAGRWQTIATMSVHRAGAGAAVLDGKLYVIGGFNRAHLRSVERYDPKKNIWTQCAEMNEARGWPGVTVHNGHIYAIGGWFNGAMRTVERYSLSANKWTTICCLNVARGSICGLSMNQTLWAIGGYGDGALKDTVEIYDDENDAWVEQKMLPEAGRYVH